A region of Halosolutus amylolyticus DNA encodes the following proteins:
- a CDS encoding ATPase domain-containing protein, whose amino-acid sequence MTEYLSIGLSGRDRVNNAIGGGLPEGSIVLIEGEDGAGKSALSQRFSYGMATEDAYVAYISTELESWEFVQQMHSLSYDVVDLLLGEQLLFLHADVDTHNEGAKRQLLARFAGAETLWNADAVFVDTLSALLRNDPNYEAVSDEDGDHVIQRLVTFLRQVTMQDKTVVLTVDPTSVRDDALRPLRNVADVYFQLETSQVGQEIRRNILVRRFQNMKTPVDDSIGFSVQQGRGVSIVSRTVA is encoded by the coding sequence ATGACGGAGTACCTATCAATCGGACTGAGCGGACGGGATCGCGTGAACAACGCTATCGGCGGCGGCCTTCCCGAGGGGAGTATCGTCCTCATCGAGGGCGAGGACGGCGCGGGCAAGAGCGCCCTCAGCCAGCGGTTCTCCTACGGGATGGCCACCGAGGACGCGTACGTCGCCTACATCTCCACGGAACTGGAGTCGTGGGAGTTCGTCCAGCAGATGCACTCGCTGTCCTACGACGTGGTCGACCTGCTCCTGGGGGAACAGCTGCTGTTCCTGCACGCGGACGTCGACACGCACAACGAGGGGGCCAAACGCCAGCTGCTGGCACGCTTTGCGGGGGCCGAGACCCTCTGGAACGCGGACGCGGTCTTCGTCGACACGCTCTCTGCACTCCTGCGGAACGACCCCAACTACGAGGCCGTCTCCGACGAGGACGGGGATCACGTCATCCAGCGGCTCGTCACCTTCCTGCGGCAGGTAACGATGCAGGACAAGACGGTCGTCCTGACGGTCGACCCAACGAGCGTCCGCGACGACGCGTTGCGCCCGCTTCGCAACGTCGCCGACGTCTACTTCCAGCTCGAAACGAGCCAGGTCGGCCAGGAAATCAGGCGGAACATCCTCGTGCGGCGCTTCCAGAACATGAAGACCCCGGTCGACGACTCGATCGGGTTCAGCGTCCAGCAGGGACGCGGCGTCTCGATCGTGAGCAGGACGGTGGCCTGA
- a CDS encoding flagellar protein G, with product MASESISSLILFIAAMLVAASVAGVLVTNVNDISNSIDAYSGDVADKIDTDVEIISDPGSDAVYNASGDENVTLLVKNTGQKTLAGDGSDLDILLDGEYVATDVLTTTVPVGGGNDPWRRGVVAELEIDRALEIGAHRIVIDANGDREVFEFYVP from the coding sequence GTGGCGAGTGAATCCATCTCGAGTCTGATCCTGTTCATCGCGGCGATGCTCGTGGCCGCCAGCGTCGCGGGCGTGCTGGTGACGAACGTCAACGACATCAGCAACTCGATCGACGCCTACAGCGGTGACGTCGCCGACAAGATCGACACCGACGTCGAGATCATCAGCGATCCGGGGAGCGACGCGGTGTACAACGCGAGCGGCGACGAGAACGTCACGCTCCTGGTGAAAAACACCGGCCAGAAGACACTTGCCGGTGACGGATCCGACCTCGATATCCTGCTCGACGGCGAGTACGTCGCGACCGACGTACTGACGACGACGGTCCCGGTCGGCGGCGGCAACGACCCGTGGCGACGCGGCGTGGTCGCCGAACTCGAGATCGATCGAGCGCTGGAAATCGGCGCACACCGGATCGTCATCGACGCGAACGGCGACAGGGAGGTGTTCGAATTCTACGTCCCATGA
- a CDS encoding type II/IV secretion system ATPase subunit, translated as MSDFGTSSLENDLAALADEHPHLDEHLEWFYEEHNEYPKLIDEPSSEWESDRPNVIYEAESPIFCHVHGDLGISTTYYCVEPTLEDQDKQLYNRIRQRILDKSVTRPAPGNSEEFEEHLDELLDEVVEVTSGITGQSIGRLKSFGTSRISLSRDQFDRLRYQLQRDIVGLGPLEPVMTDTANEDIHVIGPKQCYLDHGTYGMIAATVDFGTPEEFEQWLRNMGERMNHPVSDSDPVIDATLPDGSRINIIYSDDVSVQGPSLTIRQGEEIPLSVFQITKWGTLSPELAAYLWLCLENEQTVFVVGETASGKTTTLNAALSFIPRDAKIYTAEDTAEVVPPHDTWQQLLTREGSGDESADVDMFDLVAAALRSRPDYIIVGEVRGEEGQMAFQAAQTGHPVMLTFHASDIVSMIQRFTGNPINVPETFMDNCDVALFQNRVKQGDDVLRRVTSVQEIEGYSDYEGGVVTRQAFKWDPRDDEVVFTGRNNSYVLEEQIATLLGYQDTREIYDELDRRAEIIRQLIDADVLGYHEVNRAIADFQRDGLQGLPIQIRGLDQFA; from the coding sequence ATGTCTGACTTCGGCACTTCCTCCCTCGAGAACGATCTCGCGGCACTGGCGGACGAGCACCCACACCTCGACGAACACCTCGAGTGGTTCTACGAGGAGCACAACGAGTACCCGAAGCTCATCGACGAACCCTCGAGCGAGTGGGAATCCGATCGGCCGAACGTCATCTACGAGGCCGAATCGCCCATCTTCTGTCACGTGCACGGTGATCTCGGGATCAGCACCACCTACTACTGCGTCGAACCGACGCTCGAAGATCAGGACAAACAACTGTACAACAGGATCCGCCAGCGCATCCTGGACAAGAGCGTCACCCGGCCCGCGCCCGGCAACAGCGAGGAGTTCGAGGAGCACCTCGACGAACTGCTGGACGAGGTCGTCGAGGTCACCTCTGGCATTACGGGGCAGTCGATCGGTCGCCTGAAGTCGTTCGGCACGTCCAGAATTTCGCTGTCCCGGGACCAGTTCGATCGGCTCCGCTACCAGCTGCAGCGGGACATCGTCGGGCTGGGACCGCTGGAACCCGTGATGACCGATACGGCCAACGAGGACATCCACGTAATCGGTCCCAAGCAGTGTTACCTCGATCACGGCACCTACGGGATGATCGCGGCGACGGTCGACTTCGGGACGCCGGAGGAGTTCGAACAGTGGCTGCGCAACATGGGCGAGCGGATGAACCACCCGGTGAGCGACTCGGACCCGGTGATCGACGCGACGTTACCCGACGGCTCGCGTATCAACATCATCTACTCCGACGACGTCTCCGTGCAGGGGCCGTCGCTGACGATCCGTCAGGGCGAGGAGATCCCGCTGTCGGTGTTCCAGATCACGAAGTGGGGGACCCTGAGCCCCGAACTCGCGGCCTACCTCTGGCTGTGTCTCGAGAACGAGCAGACGGTGTTCGTCGTCGGAGAGACGGCCTCGGGGAAGACGACAACGCTGAACGCCGCGCTGTCGTTCATCCCGCGGGACGCGAAGATCTACACCGCGGAGGACACCGCGGAGGTCGTGCCGCCGCACGACACCTGGCAACAACTCCTGACGCGCGAGGGCTCGGGCGACGAGAGCGCCGACGTCGACATGTTCGACCTGGTCGCGGCGGCGCTCCGATCGCGCCCGGACTACATCATCGTGGGCGAGGTTCGCGGGGAAGAGGGACAGATGGCGTTCCAGGCGGCCCAGACGGGCCACCCCGTGATGTTGACGTTCCACGCCAGCGACATCGTCTCGATGATCCAGCGCTTTACGGGGAACCCGATCAACGTTCCGGAGACGTTCATGGACAACTGCGACGTTGCGCTGTTCCAGAACCGGGTCAAGCAGGGTGACGACGTCCTCCGTCGGGTGACCTCGGTCCAGGAGATCGAGGGCTACTCCGACTACGAGGGCGGCGTCGTCACCCGGCAGGCGTTCAAGTGGGACCCGCGAGACGACGAGGTCGTCTTCACCGGCCGGAACAACTCCTACGTCCTCGAAGAGCAGATCGCGACCCTGCTCGGCTACCAGGACACCCGGGAGATCTACGACGAACTCGATCGCCGGGCGGAGATCATCCGCCAGCTCATCGACGCCGACGTGCTGGGGTACCACGAGGTCAACAGGGCGATCGCCGACTTCCAGCGCGACGGGCTGCAGGGTCTCCCGATCCAGATCCGCGGTCTCGACCAGTTCGCCTGA
- a CDS encoding flagellin, which translates to MGFSTSGAVAIVFVGMLVAVGIAYPAVQTAHEERSASIDDRDDRALEIRNTAIDAGNVTYDGTADELTVNVTNTGSTTLSVSETDLLIDGVYRSTDDWTATIDGTADRDLWQPGERLTIEVESVADEPARVKLVTEHGIAATVTEIEEV; encoded by the coding sequence GTGGGATTCAGCACGAGCGGCGCGGTCGCGATCGTCTTCGTCGGCATGCTCGTCGCCGTCGGGATCGCCTACCCGGCGGTCCAGACGGCACACGAGGAGCGATCGGCGTCGATCGACGACCGGGACGATCGCGCGCTCGAGATCAGGAACACCGCGATCGACGCCGGCAACGTGACCTACGACGGAACCGCGGACGAACTGACCGTGAACGTGACAAACACCGGTTCGACGACGCTGTCGGTCTCGGAGACGGACCTGTTGATCGACGGCGTCTACCGATCGACCGACGACTGGACCGCCACGATCGACGGGACCGCGGACCGCGACCTGTGGCAACCCGGCGAACGGCTGACGATCGAGGTCGAGAGCGTCGCGGACGAACCCGCGCGGGTCAAACTCGTTACCGAGCACGGGATCGCGGCGACGGTGACCGAAATCGAGGAGGTGTGA